CAAAGGTCAGTTTTAGTTAAATGGGGAAATAACACATGTGCTGAAGTGAGGCAAGGGGTTGATCGGCAAAGTTGCTGATGGCGTCCTCTTTCTATTTTAGCTCCAACTCCAGCCCAGTGCAAAACTGAGGAGCAGAGGGCCCAGGGAGAAGCAGGTTGTGGAGGCAGAGGCCTTGATGCTCTGAGTCCAGACTTGCTGTGCAGGCTGCAGGCTTCTGTAGACGTTTGTCATCAGTTGTGAGGTGCTGTTGTTGAAGTGCACTGTGGTGCTGAAGAGGTCAATCTGGTCATGAGACATTTTTTGTTTCCAATTAGCTCCATGAACCACTAACAGGGCATCTATGCTTGCAGCAATGACAATTAGGAGACACAAGGAAGAAATGAAATAACACCTACCagatctttgctgactttaatCGGGTCCTTAAAAACGGTCCAGACCACCGCCTCACTACAATTGGGGGTCGTCAAGGATCCAAGGTAGCGGTAATACTTAGAGAGATCCACGCCGTTGAGTAGGTCTTTCAGAGAAAACCCGGCTGCAATTGAAACGTTCTGGCCTGCGAACAGAAACAAGATCTATATGAAGGAACTATGAATGACACAATTTAGAGCCAGAAACAGGAGAGAAGGTTTTTCACAAACAATGTTACCTTTTTCTGTGATGCTGGCCAAGTAAGAGGTCAAATTGCGCCAGCTTTCTGGTTGGCCAGTTGAGTTGCCTGACATTACCTGGAAAAAAGCACATTGATTGTACTGTTTTCACCACCTCATAGTATGAAATAGACCAACAAGGAAAAATACCCCCAAGATGGTGATTTAGCAATACTGAATCATTTTGTCTGAGATGTAATTGTTGTGTCTGAAGTAGACAGCAGGCATTATAAAACTTGTGCGTTGCTTCTCTCACCTCAATGAAGAAACTAAGTGCTGCAATTCCGGTGGAGTCAGTAGCAGCTTGAGTTATATTCCGATTGTAGCTTGACTTGGTGTTCACAATATGCAACTGGGAAAATTAAGTGATAtagttggatttttttcttgtttgtaatATGAATGTACCAAAGAGACCTGTCAATATCACCATTatggcatgaaaaaaaaatctgtaccTCCATAGGATAGCGCTTTCCATCCACTGTGTGCTCTGAGCCGGGGACAGAGGAGCCATTGCCCCAGTGGAAGTGGAACTGCACGGCTTGATATTGTCCGGACAGGTTCCCTCCTGTAATGTTAACTCCTTCCTTAAGTTTAACTCTGACTGTAGATAatggaca
This sequence is a window from Pelmatolapia mariae isolate MD_Pm_ZW linkage group LG8, Pm_UMD_F_2, whole genome shotgun sequence. Protein-coding genes within it:
- the LOC134632952 gene encoding carbonic anhydrase 4-like, whose product is MKWFVVAAFTVCIFVPTASCQQEPRKYTAFKALLLQPYSLFDTERVRKLLSLSGLGNATALELMESTLSLLGIDEIPLHSRLPLTVTDASTWPINYPQYCNGTRQSPINIISASARPNDNLTEIHFENYNDSSKIDFIENNDNTVRVKLKEGVNITGGNLSGQYQAVQFHFHWGNGSSVPGSEHTVDGKRYPMELHIVNTKSSYNRNITQAATDSTGIAALSFFIEVMSGNSTGQPESWRNLTSYLASITEKGQNVSIAAGFSLKDLLNGVDLSKYYRYLGSLTTPNCSEAVVWTVFKDPIKVSKDLIDLFSTTVHFNNSTSQLMTNVYRSLQPAQQVWTQSIKASASTTCFSLGPLLLSFALGWSWS